In Sciurus carolinensis chromosome 8, mSciCar1.2, whole genome shotgun sequence, the genomic stretch AAGATTCTTTGTGGAAATTTAAATACCTCTGTCAGGCAAACAAAATCATATCAGGAATCCTAGAATTTCATTGCTAGAGAGAGAAATCAGATTAACCAACCCACGCTCCTTGCCTCGAACCCGCAATAAAACAGAAGTAAATTTCAACAGTCTCTCACTTCTGGTCTGAAGGGGCCTCCCcagaaatttaaatgaattttatatgaaaGAAAGCTATCCTGAGGAAAGACCTGCAATCTCCCAAAAAAAGTTGTAAGTCTGCATGGGAGAATATCTAAGCGTATATTGCATATTACAAGGGAGTAGGTATTTAAAATCCAAACAGCCAGCAAATTTCAGTAGCAGAAACCACGATAAGTTCAACCCCGCTAAGCTCCAGCCCCTTAAAACATCCTTGTcctttattaatatttagtaGAAATATATAATCGCAGATGTATTCTGGGTTGGGGTTTTATGTCGGGAGGCGGACCAAGCAGACAGGTTTATGACAggcaagaaatatggaatgagcACCAATAACAGTAGTTGTATGTCCTAGGTTAGCCAGGGAGCGGCTGGTCCCCAAGTCAGCTGCACAAAGGGGCCCCTATCTGTTTACATTACCCCTGATGAACACCTGCAAAGTTTTGAGTCACATCTTCCAGAGGCACAAGTCCTTCCACGGTGGGAAGCACGCGATCCTGCGCTGGGTGCTCCCGGGGAGGTAGAACCGGGACGTTCCTGGCTTTTCCCAAACAAGTGGGAGTAAGTGAGCCTGCAAAATTCTCTGcctggtggagggaggagggggacgGAAAGGACTTAAGAGAAACAGCTcagggctgggaggctgggaccTACCCTCTCTGCCCCACGTCCGTCGTCCTTGCAAGAAATTCCCTGCCTGCCTAGAGTTTCTCAGCCCGGCCTAACTGGGCTCCGCCTGGAACGCCGAGAGAGAAGCATGACATTCCAAAAATTTCTCCCACATCCCTGGAAAAACATCAGACTTCCAAAAAGAGCAAGATCAGGGGCTGAGCAGATCCTGATATCACCCCTGTTGCAGCGTGTGGGAAGGACCCTTCAAGGCTCCCCGGGGGTCTTCAGAACTGAAGGAAGTTTTCAGGAACAAATGCAGACGCTGAGCCCCGGCTGGGAAAACCACCCTCTCCAACTTCAGGCCGCCATCTCTATCCTATCatgatgttttcctttctctcctttggaATTCTCCAGAGCCACACACACACCGATCCCCAAGACAAGGGGTAGATTTTTGCAAAGTATTCTTAAATTCACGTCACCCTGGTGGACTTTACTGGATCTCTGAATAGGCCCCAACTCAGgctaggtttttattttatttccccccCTATGGATCATCTCAGCCTTTCCCCACCCCAACTTCATGGGGTCCCATGATCAGATGAAGAGTTTCATGATATAGAAGTGGGGGGGGACAGCCGGGTAGAAAATCGGGGAGGCAGATTCCGAGAGGCCGGCTCTCCTGGTTTAAGAAATCACAATCACCGGCGAGTCCGGCCCAGACTCTTCCAGAACTGCAACTTGCCAATCAAGTTTCTTCCCCTCCGAAGGACATCGCAAGCCCATAAGACAATCCGGGCACGTCCCCGTGACGGCACGTCTTGTGCAGTCCTGAACACCGATTCGTTCCTTCAACCCGAGCACGGATCATTTTGTTAAATACCGACTAGTATTTTGTCATCGGAGCGGAGAATTTCAGAAACGGTGTTAATATTTAATCACATTAGTACTGGCGTGTTTTACGgtgtgacaaaataaaatatcattaccAAAATGGGCTCTGCTGGGAAGGGGGTGGGAGGGCGGGCAGAGCGCTTGCTGGGCTGGAACCTGGACAAGGTGTGTGCAGAGCCACTGGACACCAGCGCTCCCCGGCTAAGGGGACCCGGGACGCGTTTATTAAGGAAAAGCGGAatgtttttgctttaattttttttttccccctgactcTATTTCAAAGTGGTATACTTCACTCTGATTTTCAGTCAGGGGACTCAGGGGCCTGCGGAAAGCTTTTGTGCACCTATTTATACGACGTGTGCAGATGGAATGGGGGGTGTTATCATAATGAAAAGTTTAATCATCCTTATTTACTACCAGGAAGGGAGCGGGAAGCGAGGCACATACCTTATAAAGCCTTAACTAGCAGCCCTGAGGCCCAGGAGCTCTGAAGAGCCTCCATTCGGGCTGCATCCAGGAAAACTCTCCTTCCcacatcacagaagaaaacaaaggaggtCAAGTGACTGTCCCTTTCGCCGGGCCCTGAGGAAAGCCCCCCATCTTCTCCTCCACAGGGGACGGAGGGCCTCGGGTCACCTACAGGGGTACCTGGAGCCTAAAGGGACCAGCCAGCGTCCCCCCAAATACATCTTCTCCTAGGTGATAAtgaagcaaagcaaagcaaacctTTCTGTAAGGACAGGTCTTCCTGCAAAGCCCGAGTCTCAGCCCCCTCCCCAGAAAGCGAGGGCTGGGGAGCGGGTGGGTGGGGGGAACCCCTAAAAACcaaaatcccatgaaaaccaccCAAGACTTCTCCGCCTAGGAAGGCGGTTGACCAGGATGGGAAAGTGCTAACCGGTTTTCTTGATGAATTCTCTAAATTGGGTTAGGGTGATGGgtttgttttcttgtattttttttttttaaacttttctcacCCATTTTTGGACCAATATGTTCTTAATTactggaggggtggggggaggaggggagggggaggggcggccaggccaggccaggtaGAAGTGACAGGGGCTGAGATGTGTGCTAACCAGCTATCGATCGGGGCCAGATCGAGACGTTGtgtacaagaaaataaaagggaaggggGGCGGGAGGCGGGCCGCAAGCAGGATGCCGTGTCCAAGTCCATTttcaaaaggaggaaaagaaacaagagcCGGGGTCCCAAACTAACCAATTTATGGCCTTGCCTGGGACCAGCCTGGAGAATGCACATGCCGGGCAGAGGGAGTCCGCTGTGCATGCTAAACACCCGGCTTCAAATGAGAGCGCGGCCCTGCGGCCCAGGCTGGGCAGGAACCGGGAACAAAGAAAAGCAGCCAGGGCTTTTCATGCATCGGAAAACCCACAGGGGAAGCCATCCTCCCGGGACGGGCGCCTCGGGACGCCCCAGTTCCAACCACCGGCTCTCGGCCCCCTCCCCGCCCGCCCTAGCTCCTCACAGCTCCTTAAAACCGACCCTCGCCCCAAATCCAGGGTCAAGAGATCACCAGACATGGggacctggggacctggggatGGCTAAGGAACGAGAAGGGAAACAAACTACAAGCTAGAGAGCTATAGGATCCAGGGGCACTTGTTCGGAAGGCCAGGGCTGAATCGCCAGCCACTGGCACCAGGGAAATATTGCACCCCGTGAAACCCAGGGAAATCACCTAAGGCTTAAGGACGGGGGGCCGATGTTATCTAGTTTTAAGAAACtagtagctctattttttttttttttaaataaagtcccATTCAAATAAAATGGATACCTACAACAGCCCAGTCACCTtgaggctgaaaagaaccagtgTCACTTCAGCAGGACTGGCCCTCCAAGGACctgcccccgcccctcccaccttAAGGCCTCCAGGCCTGGCGAGAGGGGTGCTTAGAATGCAAAGGAGACCAGACATCTGTCACCAAAGCCAAGCGAGATATTGACAAAGGCAGGTCCTTTGTGTCTTAGGAATATATATACAGATCCCCACACACAAATGATTTCCTAATGGAAGGATCTGGTCTCTGCCAAGCAGCCCTCAGCCCAACCCCAGGAAACTCCCATCAAATGTCAAGGAGATGTCTCCTGGCAAGGTGGCCGGTGGCCCCCGCCCCGCCAGGTCTCCAGgtctttggttttgtgttttctcaTGAAACTCCAACAGTTGAAGAAGAAGACAAAACAGCGATTCATTAGGAACTAACATCAACTGAGGCCTTGCCTGGGAGGGACACTGCCGGACACCGGGGTTGGCAACTTTTGGGAGGATGCTGGTCACCTGAGGGCACTCAAGCCTCAGGCTGGCTACCTAGGAAAAGGTGGGGAGGCGCGAACAGAACTTTCCAGGTGTCCTGCCAGGAGAGGGGACTCACAACTCCTAAGAAGTGACACCAGCCTGAACGTGGAGGGTGAGGAGGGGTCTAACTGTGAAAAAGAAGTAACCTGCTTCTCTGAGCGCTGCACACTGCTCAGCTAGAACTGGGGGTGTCGGGGCCGGGGAGAATGTGTGTGACTCAACCGAGATTCCCAAAAGAGTGACATCTAAGTTCTCACCATCCTCCGGAACCAGAATCTACCTGGCAGCACCTGGTGGGGGGTGGCCCCACTGCCCCTGGTGTAATCAGTGGAGGGGTACCCAGCTCTGAGTGGGGCCCTGGGCCCTCCAAACCCCAAGGGACCCGAGGCCCGGAGGCCCAGGCCTGCACAGCGCCCCCGGCGGGTCACCCGGGAAGGAGAGGGAACGCGTGCGGGTATACCTTCTTTGCTGTTGGGGTTCTGGGGCTTGGCCTTCTCCCAAGGCGCCAGCGTCTTGTCTTCGTCCCCGCCGTCCACCAGGGTCTTGTCAGCTGGCATGTACCAGGTGGCGCTGTGCTCTGCCATCAGTGAGTCCAGGTCGATGGTGCTCATGGCGCTCTTGACGGCCTCGGAGCAGCAGCCGCCCAGCTCGCTGTCTCCATTCTGCCCGCCCGAGGCCCCGAGGGCACACTCGCCCTTCTTGCCACCCTTAAGCCCCAGGGGCTGGTCCTCGGAGATGCTGAACTGCTGCCTCTGCAGCTGGATCTGCGCCTGGAGGATCTCCAGAGGGTGGATCTCGTCCGTCGGTGGCGCACCGCTGCTGCTCGTAGGGGTCCGGACCTGCTCCAGGCCCGGGGTGCCCGGATGGCCAGTGCCCCCGCCCCCGCCGTAGCTGTCGGGGGTCGAGGAAGAGGTAGACATGATACCCAGGCCGAGTGGGGGCGGGGCCGCCTTGGGTCCGTGTTCCCCGGCGCCCACCCCTCGAGGAGGGAGTTTGGGCGAGCCGGTCACCAGGGGGCTCCTGCTGGCTTTGGCCAGGGCCGGGGGGTTGTCGGAACTGGACGACACCTCGTCCTCGTTGGCATAGCTCGTGCTGACCTCGTCTGAGGCGAACTCACCCACGTGCGGTGAACTACCGTCCGATTTGGCCCCACCGTCCAGGGACGCCATGAGGTCCTGCTGGTCCCCCAGAAGCAACTCGGCCCCCTTGCCCCACGACGGCGACGTAAGTGCCTTCTCGTGGGGCGTGGGCGCCCCGCGCGCCTCGCTCACTGAGCTTCCCCCGACAGCCGCGCCTGGAGCCTGCTGCTGTCCTGGGCTCACCCCAGGCGCGCCCCCGCTGTCCGGAGCCGCCGAGTACTTGTCGAAGAAGGTCCCAGGACTCACGTGACCACTGTCCCTTTTTCTGCGCCCCCGTCCCCGGCCACCTCCCCCGGGGACCGGCTTGCCGTCGTTCCCCGACGTTGATTCTAGGGTGTAGTTGGGGGAGAGGCTGGTGCCGTCCCCCTGGCTGGGCGGGTTGGGCGGCCCCGAGGCTTTGGAGCCGCTGCTACTGGTCCCCGACGGGCCTCCGGGTCCTGGGGCCCCAGGAGCAGTCCCTCCCGGGAAGTAATCCGAGCCCGTGTTGCCGGCCACTGCCGCGCCCTCGGCCTCGTTCTGGCTCAGTTTCCTCTTGCCCTCGGGTGGGTTCTTCTTGTTGAAGGTCACGTTGAGGTTGGGGGCCCCGAGGCTGGCGATCATGTTCTGGCAAGCGGTGGAGAGCGCAGCCAGGCAGCTTTGGCCGAACAGGTTGTCCTTGGAGCTGGGTTTGTTGAAGGAGCCCAGAGAGAGCGCACCCAGCTTACTGGCCGAGGTGCGCTGGCTGGGCTGGAAATCAGGCTGCTGCGGATAagcgcccccgccgccgccgccgccagaGCTGCCGCCGCCCCCGCCTGCGTTCGGGGGCGAGTTCACGCCTGGACCGCTGTGCGGAGTGGCCTGCCGGCTCCCTGGGCCAAACGGAAAGCCCGGCTGGCCCCCAAGCGCTGGCGCAGCGAAGTCCGGCGGCGGGGGCCGGCGCTCCGAAGGAGCACTAGGcagccccacccccgccccaggCGACTGCAACTGGCCCAGGCCGGCCAGGCTGCCCCCGAACTGCAGGCCCGGCGAGGACAGCGCCGGCACGTGGCCTTCTCCGGGCATCCTCAGCGGCTCCTGCAGAGGGCCCCGGAACAACACCCCAGAGCCACCGGGTGGAGGGGGAGGCGCCAGGCTGGGGTCATGCGGACCACAGTCAGCGGGCAGGCCTGAGCCACCCATCCTGCGGGGCAGCAGGTCTCCTGGCGGCGGGTGCGGGCCTGAGAACCACGCGCTCTCCTGTGCCAAGTGCGGCGCCTGCTGCTCAAAGGTACCCAGGCGCCCTGTACCCGCGCTGCCGCCTTCACGTTCAAAGTTCGGCTGAGCCAAGCCACCCACCGGGCCGCCGTGGACTAGGCCGCCCTGGCCCACGTCCCCTGGGTGGCCTAgctgggccaggctgggctggcGCAGCCGCTGCTGCTGATTCCGCGAAGCCATCTGTTTAATCATGAGGGCCGCATTTTGgcgttgttgctgctgctgctgttgctgctgttgctgctgttgctgctgctgctgctgttgctgttgctgctgttgctgttgctgctgctgctgctgctgctgctgctgcagggaCTGGTGGTCCGGGGGGGCTGGGTGCTGCAAGGGAGGCCCCGAGGGGAAGCTGTCGGGCACAGGCGGAGTGAACTCTCCCGGTAGGCCTGGGTAGGCGGAGGGCGAGAGGTGGTTGTCCAGAGCGCCGTTGTGCATGCTACCATTCCACGAAGCACAGCGGTCCACTCCCGCGCTGCCCGGGAAGTCGAAGCGCGGCCTCTTGGCCACGTTCATGTAGGGGGGCGCGTCGAAATGCTGCAGCCGCTGGTTGGGCGCCTGCTGCGGAGCGGGATGCTGCATGTTGAAAACAGGCTCGGAATAAGGGTGCATGCTCCGGTTCTCCAGCCGGTGGATGGGATACTCGAACTGCGCGTGCTGGCTGGGCAGCATGGGGCCCCCGTCCTGCAGGCCGCCGCTGGGCGTGCCAGCCTCGCCCTGCTGGGGCCGCGGGAGCGCGGGCGGGCACGAATTTTGTCGGACTAGAAGCCCGGGTGGCggaggctgctgctgctgttgcggTTGCTGCGGGGGTTGCTGCTGGGGGGGTGGCGGGGCCGGCTGGGGAGGCTGCATCAACGGGTGCCTGGAGCCCACCCCGGGCTCCAGACCCACAGGCATCTTCCGGGCCCCGCCAAACCGCTCGAAGAACACGCcatgctgctgttgctgctgcggTGGCTGCTGCGGTGGCTGCTGCGGTGGCGGGGCGTGCATTTTGGACAAGCCCACCATGCCCGCGGCTCTGGGCAAGGCCGAGGCGGCCGGAAAAGCGCCCCCGGGAACCTGTCGACCCGCTGCATAATGAGGCAGCTGCCCCTCGGAGTCAGAGGGCGAAAACATGTCAAAATGTCCCGAGGGCGCCTCGCCCGCGTAATTGTATTCCAGGGAGTCGACGGTTCCTTGGTTCGTCACCCTCCGGGGCTCCAGACTGTGGGAATCGGAGCCGTTGGAGGCGGGCAGGCCGTGGAAGGAAGCGGCCCGGTTGGGGCTCTGGTCCAGCGGCAGGCATGGGGCAGGCACGGCGTGGCCCGAGGTACCCGAACTGTGGAAGTCCGGGAGGTTTCCAGGTCGCTGCGGGCCGAAGCTCTCCGGTCCCTGGCTCTCCGCCATGTGCTCATAACCCTCTGCGAAGGGCGGCTGGCTGCCCAGGCCGCCGGCTGCGCCTCCGTAGCCAAGCAGGCGACCCCCGTGCAGGCACGAGGCCCCCGGGTCCGGGCCACCGAAGTTGCCCCCGAAGTGGGGGTGATGCTGGTGGGGGTGGTGGCTTCCCGGGTGACCGTGGTGAGGCTGCTGACCGCCGAAGAAGCCGTGCACCGGCTGCGCCTGCAGCCCCCCTGCGTGCAACTCCGAGTGGCCCCGCGCGTGGAAACCGTATGGCTCCATGTTCATGCCCAAGATCGGGGGCTCGCCCAGCGCGCTCATGGCAGGGTCCACGGGGCCAGGGGGCCCCCCCGTGTGAAAAGCAGGAGCCTTAAAGTGGGCATTCATGCTCAGTCCGGTCTCGTTAAAGTTCCTCTCGCCCTGGCCAGCGTTCCTGCTGTTGATCTGGGGCTCGAATTGGTCCAGCCCAAACATACTTGGCGGGGGGCAAGGGGGGATCAATAGGGCATGACAGCTTGCTCTCCGCGGCGCGCCTCCGGCCAGCTACTCGTTCCAGCCCTGGATTGGGCGCTCCGGGACGCTCGGCACCGCGGGGGCGCAGCGCGCACCGCCACCCCGCCAGGCGTGGGGAGGCTGGGGGCTATCAGCTCCTCTCCCGAAGCTCTGGATCTGCCCGGGGCGGGCCTCTCACATCTTGCGAGGCCGCGGGGCCTCCAGGAGCCGCGTTGGGGGGCCCATGCCCCAGGCGGTTGGCACAGCCGCGGGTGGGTTTGCGGAGAGGGGACCGAGCCGCGGGCGAACGTAGACAAAAAGTTATGTGGGGGAAAGGGGGCGGGAAGGGGGTTGGGAAAGCCGAGCGATCACCTTCTTAAGTCCGATCGGGTCGGTAGGGGAGCCCCAGGACGCCGCCCGCAGCCTCCCGGAGTCCGCGCGGAGCTGCTAAGGGCCGGGAGGGAGACCCTTAAAGGCGGCGGCTGGCGTGGGGGCACCGACAGAGAggccctcccccctcccccccgtAGTCCCTGCGCTCCGCAGCCCGAGCCTCCGCCGAGCACGATCCGCTCGCACAGTCCCGGTCGGCCCCGGGCGAATGGCTGCTGCTTCTTCAGCGGGTCGGAGGTCTAGAGGCTCCGCTCGGCATCGTCGGCGCCGGTCCCCGAGCCGAGGAAGCAGCGGGGCTGGGGAGGCGGCAGGCGCCGGGATTGGAGCGGAGGGTCCGGGGAAAGGCGCGGCTCCCCTGCCCGGCGGCGGGTGCGCTGCGCCCCAGCGCGCCGCTTCTCGGCCACGTCCGCCGCCTGCTGCTTCTGTCCTCCGCCGTTCGGTCTCTGAGTTCGCGGGAGTCTCCGCGTCCCGTTGCAAGCTTGGGCGAGTACAGAGGCGAAGGGCTGGGTGGCTCCAAAGCTCCGGTTCCCAGCCTCCGCGCCGAGGTGCTTCGCGAGTCCCCCTCGGACCCGGGGAAGGGGGGCGTACGCGGGTTGGGGGCCACGCCGGGCCAGCGAGCTGAGGCGTTCCGGCTGCGCTTTCCGAGCCGGGAACGGGGAGGGGGGCGGGAGCAGCTCTGGGGGGTCCGCGCACCCCACTCCAGGCTGGCGGGGGGGCTCTGCGTGGGGCGTTCTGAGGGTCTCGGCTCCCCTCTCTGTCTGCCTCTCGCCCAGCGCCGGGAGAAGCAGCAACAAGTTTTGCATTTCAGCAATCAATTTCAGCCATTACATTTGCACCAATCAGCGCCGCCCAAGCTCCGGGCCCGGGGCGGGGCTCGCTCTTAAGGTGGTCCCGGGTCCTGGCTGCTGAGGCCCCCGCCACGGACCCGCACTGCCCCAGCTCTGGGGTCCCCTGCTCCCGCCTTGCCTCAGGGTCCGGCGCCAGTGCGCTGGGGGCGCGTCCT encodes the following:
- the Mn1 gene encoding transcriptional activator MN1 encodes the protein MFGLDQFEPQINSRNAGQGERNFNETGLSMNAHFKAPAFHTGGPPGPVDPAMSALGEPPILGMNMEPYGFHARGHSELHAGGLQAQPVHGFFGGQQPHHGHPGSHHPHQHHPHFGGNFGGPDPGASCLHGGRLLGYGGAAGGLGSQPPFAEGYEHMAESQGPESFGPQRPGNLPDFHSSGTSGHAVPAPCLPLDQSPNRAASFHGLPASNGSDSHSLEPRRVTNQGTVDSLEYNYAGEAPSGHFDMFSPSDSEGQLPHYAAGRQVPGGAFPAASALPRAAGMVGLSKMHAPPPQQPPQQPPQQQQQHGVFFERFGGARKMPVGLEPGVGSRHPLMQPPQPAPPPPQQQPPQQPQQQQQPPPPGLLVRQNSCPPALPRPQQGEAGTPSGGLQDGGPMLPSQHAQFEYPIHRLENRSMHPYSEPVFNMQHPAPQQAPNQRLQHFDAPPYMNVAKRPRFDFPGSAGVDRCASWNGSMHNGALDNHLSPSAYPGLPGEFTPPVPDSFPSGPPLQHPAPPDHQSLQQQQQQQQQQQQQQQQQQQQQQQQQQQQQQQQQQQRQNAALMIKQMASRNQQQRLRQPSLAQLGHPGDVGQGGLVHGGPVGGLAQPNFEREGGSAGTGRLGTFEQQAPHLAQESAWFSGPHPPPGDLLPRRMGGSGLPADCGPHDPSLAPPPPPGGSGVLFRGPLQEPLRMPGEGHVPALSSPGLQFGGSLAGLGQLQSPGAGVGLPSAPSERRPPPPDFAAPALGGQPGFPFGPGSRQATPHSGPGVNSPPNAGGGGGSSGGGGGGGAYPQQPDFQPSQRTSASKLGALSLGSFNKPSSKDNLFGQSCLAALSTACQNMIASLGAPNLNVTFNKKNPPEGKRKLSQNEAEGAAVAGNTGSDYFPGGTAPGAPGPGGPSGTSSSGSKASGPPNPPSQGDGTSLSPNYTLESTSGNDGKPVPGGGGRGRGRRKRDSGHVSPGTFFDKYSAAPDSGGAPGVSPGQQQAPGAAVGGSSVSEARGAPTPHEKALTSPSWGKGAELLLGDQQDLMASLDGGAKSDGSSPHVGEFASDEVSTSYANEDEVSSSSDNPPALAKASRSPLVTGSPKLPPRGVGAGEHGPKAAPPPLGLGIMSTSSSTPDSYGGGGGTGHPGTPGLEQVRTPTSSSGAPPTDEIHPLEILQAQIQLQRQQFSISEDQPLGLKGGKKGECALGASGGQNGDSELGGCCSEAVKSAMSTIDLDSLMAEHSATWYMPADKTLVDGGDEDKTLAPWEKAKPQNPNSKEAHDLPASKASAAQPGSHLQCLSVHCTDDVGDTKARASVPTWRSLHSDISNRFGTFVAALT